The following proteins come from a genomic window of bacterium:
- a CDS encoding homoserine dehydrogenase, with the protein MKNIRVGIIGFGTVGKGVVKNLQKNTGVFSRDFGAPIELVRIADKDIKTDRGVKLPEGMLVSDVEAIINDESIDIVVELIGGIEPAKTLIKKALSNGKSVVTANKALLAEHGEELFKHAGLNNREIFFEASVGGGIPIIKGLREGLAANRIFSIYAIINGTTNYILSRMREEKVSFKDALKAAKGEGYAEADSGLDISGMDSAHKIVLLSSIASGKWIELRKVNVEGIEKVEQIDIEYARELGFVIKLLAVYKEKSNGIEVRVNPTMIDNKGMLAAVAGVYNAILLEGDFVGNILYYGLGAGEKPTASAVVSDILDISRNIISGKSKPFIPDFPNKEKKIIDIGDIRSKYYFRFTVLDKPGVLSKIAGILGDNKISIASVIQKGRNKGNAVPIVVLAHKAYEKDMRKAIGIIDKLDVTKGKTVVYRVGGL; encoded by the coding sequence ATGAAAAATATTCGGGTAGGAATAATAGGATTTGGGACTGTCGGTAAGGGCGTTGTGAAAAATCTGCAGAAAAATACCGGGGTTTTCAGCAGGGATTTCGGCGCGCCTATTGAACTTGTGAGGATTGCGGATAAAGACATAAAGACGGACAGGGGTGTAAAGCTTCCGGAAGGAATGCTGGTATCGGATGTCGAAGCGATCATTAATGATGAATCGATTGATATAGTGGTGGAGCTTATAGGCGGAATTGAACCTGCCAAGACCCTGATTAAAAAGGCGCTTTCGAACGGGAAAAGCGTTGTTACCGCGAATAAAGCGCTGCTTGCGGAACACGGGGAAGAGCTTTTCAAACACGCCGGATTGAATAACCGCGAGATATTTTTTGAGGCAAGCGTGGGCGGCGGGATCCCTATAATCAAAGGGCTCAGAGAAGGCCTGGCGGCGAACAGAATTTTCTCGATATACGCAATCATCAACGGGACAACAAATTATATTTTGTCGAGGATGAGAGAAGAGAAAGTTTCTTTCAAAGACGCGTTAAAGGCGGCAAAGGGCGAAGGATATGCCGAAGCTGACTCCGGGCTGGATATCAGCGGAATGGATTCCGCTCATAAAATTGTGCTGCTTTCTTCCATTGCTTCGGGCAAATGGATCGAGCTCCGTAAAGTTAATGTTGAAGGCATCGAAAAAGTCGAACAAATTGATATTGAATATGCCAGAGAGCTCGGTTTTGTAATAAAGCTTCTTGCCGTTTATAAGGAAAAAAGCAACGGAATCGAAGTGAGGGTGAACCCGACGATGATTGATAATAAAGGCATGCTTGCCGCTGTTGCGGGAGTATATAATGCGATATTGCTCGAAGGGGATTTTGTAGGCAACATACTCTATTATGGCCTGGGCGCCGGAGAAAAACCGACTGCCAGCGCGGTTGTTTCCGATATTCTGGATATTTCAAGGAATATAATATCCGGAAAATCGAAACCTTTCATACCGGATTTCCCCAATAAAGAAAAAAAGATAATTGATATCGGAGATATCAGAAGTAAATATTATTTCAGGTTTACCGTATTAGACAAGCCCGGTGTCCTTTCTAAAATTGCGGGAATATTGGGAGATAATAAGATCAGTATCGCGTCTGTTATCCAAAAAGGCAGAAATAAAGGGAATGCAGTTCCGATTGTCGTCCTGGCTCACAAAGCGTATGAAAAAGATATGCGTAAGGCAATCGGCATTATCGATAAGCTCGATGTTACCAAAGGTAAAACCGTTGTATATAGGGTGGGAGGATTATAA